Proteins encoded in a region of the Diospyros lotus cultivar Yz01 chromosome 9, ASM1463336v1, whole genome shotgun sequence genome:
- the LOC127809351 gene encoding uncharacterized protein LOC127809351, whose amino-acid sequence MRLQHVEFDEDLINLKSFSEWIASIGNGTIGGPNDDNAVIDIPDNLLLNASDDPVASIVNNTYPNFTSNVNETKYLQGRAILAPTLNVVEIVNEYMISLNAAEAKTCLSLDTTCRSYCNVDLLQDLYTPEFLNAIRWSGVSNHELKLKVGGPVMLLRNIDYSLGLCNGTRLVIIRTRNHVLESKILTSSNTRHKVLIPMMTLTPSNPKLLFELRRR is encoded by the coding sequence ATGAGGCTCCAACATGTTGAATTTGATGAAGACTTGATCAACTTAAAGTCTTTTTCTGAATGGATAGCAAGCATAGGGAATGGAACAATTGGCGGTCCGAACGACGATAATGCGGTTATTGATATACCGGACAACCTGTTGTTGAATGCATCAGATGATCCTGTTGCATCAATCGTGAACAACACGTATCCAAATTTTACTTCTAATGTCAATGAAACTAAATATCTTCAAGGTAGAGCTATACTAGCACCGACTCTTAATGTTGTGGAGATTGTCAATGAGTACATGATTTCACTTAATGCAGCTGAGGCAAAGACATGCTTAAGTTTAGACACAACTTGCAGATCATATTGCAATGTTGATCTTTTACAAGACCTTTACACGCCTGAATTTTTAAATGCAATTAGGTGGTCTGGGGTGTCGAACCATGAATTGAAGCTAAAGGTTGGCGGTCCAGTTATGTTGTTAAGAAACATAGATTATTCCCTGGGGTTATGTAATGGCACTAGGTTAGTTATCATAAGAACTAGAAACCACGTTCTTGAGTCAAAAATTCTGACAAGCAGTAATACTAGACATAAGGTTCTTATTCCAATGATGACATTAACCCCATCTAACCCTAAGTTGCTTTTCGAACTACGAAGAAGGTAA